A section of the Callithrix jacchus isolate 240 chromosome 14, calJac240_pri, whole genome shotgun sequence genome encodes:
- the ITPRIPL1 gene encoding inositol 1,4,5-trisphosphate receptor-interacting protein-like 1 isoform X1, whose product MTTDSFPPTSPDAEASMAVISLLFLAVMYVVHHPLMVSERMDLDTLARSRQLEKRMSEEMRLLEMEFEERKRAAEQKQKAENFWRGDISSDQLMLGKKDMGWPFQADGQEGPLGWILGNLWNTGLFCLFLIFELLRQNMQHEPAFDSSSEEEEEEEEVHVVPVTSYNWLTDFPSQEALDSFYKHYVQNAIRDLPSTCEFVESFVDDLIEACRVLSCQEAHPQLEDCLGIGAAFEKWGTVHETQKFDILVPIVPPQGTMFVLEMRDPALGCRCGCVLVESECMCKREKLLGDVLCLVHHHRDPSVVLGKCSSSIKAAFCTSFHLDVCKTVQWFQNMMSNAWALVAHKYDFKLSLPPSTTSCKLRLDYRSGRFLSIHLVLGVQREDTLVYLVSHAPHQEQLTSVDWPESFVACEHLFLKLVGRFAPENTCHLKCLQIILSLWQHQSLPHGASCPILTSYHFKTALMHLLVRLPLTDWAHNMLSQRLQDILWFLGHGIQQRSLHHFLIGNTLLPLTIPIPKTFRNAEPVNLFQHLVLNPKAHSQAVEEFQNLLTQVKTLPHAPLAAAP is encoded by the coding sequence ATGACCACTGACTCCTTCCCTCCTACTTCTCCAGATGCAGAGGCCTCCATGGCTGTGATAAGCCTGCTGTTCTTGGCAGTGATGTATGTTGTTCACCACCCCCTAATGGTCAGTGAACGGATGGACCTGGACACACTAGCCAGGAGTCGACAGCTGGAGAAGCGAATGAGTGAGGAGATGCGTCTGCTAGAGATGGAATTTGAAGAGAGAAAGCGAGCAGCTGAGCAGAAGCAGAAGGCAGAGAACTTCTGGAGAGGAGACATATCCAGTGACCAGTTAATGCTGGGGAAGAAAGACATGGGGTGGCCGTTCCAGGCCGATGGCCAGGAGGGGCCTCTGGGCTGGATTCTGGGAAACCTGTGGAACACTGGCCTCTTTTgcctttttctcatctttgagcTCCTGCGACAGAACATGCAGCATGAGCCGGCCTTTGATTCCagcagtgaggaggaggaggaggaggaggaagtccATGTTGTACCTGTTACCTCTTACAACTGGCTTACTGACTTCCCCTCCCAGGAGGCCCTGGACTCCTTTTACAAACACTATGTCCAAAATGCCATCCGTGACCTGCCCTCCACCTGTGAGTTCGTGGAGAGTTTTGTGGACGATCTCATTGAGGCCTGTCGGGTGCTCAGCTGCCAAGAGGCTCACCCACAGTTGGAAGACTGCTTGGGCATCGGGGCTGCCTTTGAGAAATGGGGAACCGTCCATGAGACCCAGAAATTTGATATCCTGGTGCCCATTGTCCCACCACAGGGCACCATGTTTGTCCTGGAGATGAGGGATCCAGCCCTGGGCTGCCGCTGTGGCTGTGTGCTGGTGGAGTCAGAATGCATGTGCAAGCGTGAGAAACTCCTAGGAGACGTGCTGTGCCTGGTGCACCACCACAGGGACCCCTCAGTGGTCTTGGGCAAGTGCAGTAGCTCCATCAAGGCAGCTTTCTGCACCAGCTTCCACCTAGATGTGTGCAAGACTGTGCAGTGGTTCCAGAACATGATGAGCAATGCCTGGGCCCTTGTGGCCCACAAGTATGACTTTAAACTCAGTCTCCCACCATCTACCACCTCCTGCAAGCTTAGGCTGGACTATCGCTCAGGCCGCTTTCTCTCAATCCACTTGGTCCTGGGGGTGCAACGAGAAGACACCTTGGTCTACTTGGTGAGTCACGCTCCTCATCAGGAGCAGCTCACCAGTGTGGACTGGCCTGAGTCCTTTGTGGCCTGTGAGCACTTGTTCCTGAAGCTGGTGGGGCGCTTTGCCCCTGAGAACACCTGTCACCTCAAGTGCCTCCAGATCATTTTAAGTCTCTGGCAGCATCAGAGCTTACCCCACGGAGCATCCTGCCCCATCCTCACCTCTTACCACTTTAAAACAGCCCTCATGCACCTCTTGGTACGGCTGCCCCTCACGGACTGGGCGCACAACATGCTCTCTCAGCGGCTCCAGGACATTCTCTGGTTCTTGGGCCATGGTATCCAGCAAAGGTCCCTCCATCATTTCCTCATTGGTAACACTTTGCTGCCCCTGACCATCCCGATCCCTAAGACATTTAGGAATGCTGAGCCTGTCAATCTCTTCCAACACCTGGTGctcaaccccaaggcacattcACAGGCAGTGGAAGAGTTCCAAAACCTTCTGACCCAGGTGAAAACTCTGCCTCATGCCCCACTGGCTGCAGCACCTTGA
- the ITPRIPL1 gene encoding inositol 1,4,5-trisphosphate receptor-interacting protein-like 1 isoform X2 codes for MAVISLLFLAVMYVVHHPLMVSERMDLDTLARSRQLEKRMSEEMRLLEMEFEERKRAAEQKQKAENFWRGDISSDQLMLGKKDMGWPFQADGQEGPLGWILGNLWNTGLFCLFLIFELLRQNMQHEPAFDSSSEEEEEEEEVHVVPVTSYNWLTDFPSQEALDSFYKHYVQNAIRDLPSTCEFVESFVDDLIEACRVLSCQEAHPQLEDCLGIGAAFEKWGTVHETQKFDILVPIVPPQGTMFVLEMRDPALGCRCGCVLVESECMCKREKLLGDVLCLVHHHRDPSVVLGKCSSSIKAAFCTSFHLDVCKTVQWFQNMMSNAWALVAHKYDFKLSLPPSTTSCKLRLDYRSGRFLSIHLVLGVQREDTLVYLVSHAPHQEQLTSVDWPESFVACEHLFLKLVGRFAPENTCHLKCLQIILSLWQHQSLPHGASCPILTSYHFKTALMHLLVRLPLTDWAHNMLSQRLQDILWFLGHGIQQRSLHHFLIGNTLLPLTIPIPKTFRNAEPVNLFQHLVLNPKAHSQAVEEFQNLLTQVKTLPHAPLAAAP; via the coding sequence ATGGCTGTGATAAGCCTGCTGTTCTTGGCAGTGATGTATGTTGTTCACCACCCCCTAATGGTCAGTGAACGGATGGACCTGGACACACTAGCCAGGAGTCGACAGCTGGAGAAGCGAATGAGTGAGGAGATGCGTCTGCTAGAGATGGAATTTGAAGAGAGAAAGCGAGCAGCTGAGCAGAAGCAGAAGGCAGAGAACTTCTGGAGAGGAGACATATCCAGTGACCAGTTAATGCTGGGGAAGAAAGACATGGGGTGGCCGTTCCAGGCCGATGGCCAGGAGGGGCCTCTGGGCTGGATTCTGGGAAACCTGTGGAACACTGGCCTCTTTTgcctttttctcatctttgagcTCCTGCGACAGAACATGCAGCATGAGCCGGCCTTTGATTCCagcagtgaggaggaggaggaggaggaggaagtccATGTTGTACCTGTTACCTCTTACAACTGGCTTACTGACTTCCCCTCCCAGGAGGCCCTGGACTCCTTTTACAAACACTATGTCCAAAATGCCATCCGTGACCTGCCCTCCACCTGTGAGTTCGTGGAGAGTTTTGTGGACGATCTCATTGAGGCCTGTCGGGTGCTCAGCTGCCAAGAGGCTCACCCACAGTTGGAAGACTGCTTGGGCATCGGGGCTGCCTTTGAGAAATGGGGAACCGTCCATGAGACCCAGAAATTTGATATCCTGGTGCCCATTGTCCCACCACAGGGCACCATGTTTGTCCTGGAGATGAGGGATCCAGCCCTGGGCTGCCGCTGTGGCTGTGTGCTGGTGGAGTCAGAATGCATGTGCAAGCGTGAGAAACTCCTAGGAGACGTGCTGTGCCTGGTGCACCACCACAGGGACCCCTCAGTGGTCTTGGGCAAGTGCAGTAGCTCCATCAAGGCAGCTTTCTGCACCAGCTTCCACCTAGATGTGTGCAAGACTGTGCAGTGGTTCCAGAACATGATGAGCAATGCCTGGGCCCTTGTGGCCCACAAGTATGACTTTAAACTCAGTCTCCCACCATCTACCACCTCCTGCAAGCTTAGGCTGGACTATCGCTCAGGCCGCTTTCTCTCAATCCACTTGGTCCTGGGGGTGCAACGAGAAGACACCTTGGTCTACTTGGTGAGTCACGCTCCTCATCAGGAGCAGCTCACCAGTGTGGACTGGCCTGAGTCCTTTGTGGCCTGTGAGCACTTGTTCCTGAAGCTGGTGGGGCGCTTTGCCCCTGAGAACACCTGTCACCTCAAGTGCCTCCAGATCATTTTAAGTCTCTGGCAGCATCAGAGCTTACCCCACGGAGCATCCTGCCCCATCCTCACCTCTTACCACTTTAAAACAGCCCTCATGCACCTCTTGGTACGGCTGCCCCTCACGGACTGGGCGCACAACATGCTCTCTCAGCGGCTCCAGGACATTCTCTGGTTCTTGGGCCATGGTATCCAGCAAAGGTCCCTCCATCATTTCCTCATTGGTAACACTTTGCTGCCCCTGACCATCCCGATCCCTAAGACATTTAGGAATGCTGAGCCTGTCAATCTCTTCCAACACCTGGTGctcaaccccaaggcacattcACAGGCAGTGGAAGAGTTCCAAAACCTTCTGACCCAGGTGAAAACTCTGCCTCATGCCCCACTGGCTGCAGCACCTTGA